Proteins encoded together in one Triticum dicoccoides isolate Atlit2015 ecotype Zavitan chromosome 7B, WEW_v2.0, whole genome shotgun sequence window:
- the LOC119336903 gene encoding glycerophosphodiester phosphodiesterase GDPDL4-like, with protein sequence MRSGRVPGRGGGDGRGGETAALLCGLLLLLGAADAQGIRRPSSYKTLRGDAPLVIAKGGFSGVFPDSSYGAFSFALLASAPDTSLWCDVQLTKDGVGICLRDINMSNCTNAAQVYPAKNKKEAKYVIDGVPKTGYFSLDFTLSEIQTTISLTQGIYSRTERFDTMYYILSVTDFQSNVKPPSVWLNVQRDIFYKQHGLNMRSYIVSILKSVPVKYISSPELGFLKSISKRVGGRTKLVFRFPDNFLSDPSTNQTYSSLSKNLTFIKTIASGIMVPKTYIWPVTNDNYLEPPTSFVRDAHSAGLEIYASDFANDRIIPYNYSYDPLQEYLSFISDGGFSVDGVLTDYPITASEAIGCFADLNASKADHGKPLIISHNGASGDYPDCTDLAYQNAIKDGADVIDCVLQVTKDRVLICMSSINLLETTNVQMTPFSSRTSVIPEVRGTPGIFTFNLTWNDISDSSLKPKISSPLSTYYLVRNPRYTNNGKFVKFSDFLEFGKDQDLSGIMIIIENAAFMAKSLGFDVLESLTTALNDAGYNNQTTKEVMIQSTDSAVLVKLKQQKAKYKLVYTLPSGIGSASVSSLTDVKEFAEAVVVDRSSFFAQSVHFIINHTSLLTDLQSAGLTVYAQVFRNEFVSQPWDFFGDETVEINSYAQSLKVDGLITDFPKTVRRYKRNSCTGLGNDVPSYMGNVTVGGLAQLLKNQAAPQAQPPSVAPMPKLDASSVQQPPFPPVAPKNAPFGAGPPPGSSPSAAHKTAVSTCILLVVACATLLL encoded by the exons ATGAGGAGCGGCAGAGTCCCTGGACGAGGAGGCGGTGACGGTCGTGGTGGAGAGACCGCCGCCCTCCTGTGCGGCCTCCTGCTCTTGCTCGGCGCCGCCGACGCGCAGGGCATCCGGCGCCCCTCTTCCTACAAAACCTTACGAG GTGATGCTCCCCTTGTGATCGCCAAAGGTGGATTTTCAGGAGTATTTCCTGATTCCAGTTATGGCGCGTTTTCTTTCGCATTGCTTGCTAGTGCACCTGATACAAGTCTGTGGTGTGATGTGCAACTCACAAAGGATGGTGTTGGAATTTGCCTTCGGGATATAAATATGTCAAACTGCACCAATGCTGCACAAGTCTACCCtgcgaaaaataaaaaagaggcaaaATATGTTATCGATGGCGTGCCAAAAACTGGatacttctctctggacttcaccttgTCTGAGATTCAAACGACAATTTCTT TAACACAGGGGATTTATTCTCGCACTGAAAGGTTTGATACCATGTATTATATCCTTTCCGTGACAGACTTTCAGTCCAATGTCAAGCCGCCTTCTGTTTGGTTGAATGTTCAG CGTGACATATTCTATAAGCAACATGGTTTGAACATGAGAAGCTACATAGTTTCCATCCTAAAGAGTGTCCCTGTCAAGTATATTTCATCACCTGAGTTGGGTTTCCTCAAAAGTATATCTAAAAGAGTTGGCGGCAGAACAAAGCTTGTGTTTCGCTTTCCTGATAACTTTCTCTCCGATCCTTCTACAAACCAAACTTACAGCTCACTGTCGAAGAACCTAACATTTATTAAGACCATTGCTTCTGGTATCATGGTCCCCAAGACCTACATCTGGCCAGTGACGAATGATAACTATCTGGAGCCTCCAACATCTTTTGTCCGAGATGCCCACAGTGCAGGGCTAGAAATATATGCATCTGACTTCGCAAATGATAGAATTATTCCCTATAACTACAGTTATGATCCCTTGCAAGAATACCTATCATTTATAAGTGATGGCGGCTTCTCTGTGGATGGTGTATTAACAGACTACCCTATTACTGCATCCGAGGCTATTG GCTGTTTTGCTGACTTGAATGCAAGTAAGGCGGATCATG GGAAACCTTTAATCATTTCACATAATGGTGCCAGTGGAGACTACCCAGATTGTACTGATCTTGCCTACCAGAATGCAATTAAGGATGGTGCTGACGTGATTGACTGTGTCCTTCAAGTGACAAAAGATCGAGTTCTTATTTGCATGAGTTCCATCAACCTGCTCGAGACCACCAATGTTCAGATGACACCTTTCAGTTCCCGTACATCTGTCATTCCTGAAGTTCGGGGTACACCAGGGATTTTTACATTCAACCTTACTTGGAATGACATTAGCGATAGTTCTTTGAAAC CCAAGATATCTAGCCCATTGAGTACCTACTATCTTGTAAGAAACCCGAGATACACAAATAATGGGAAGTTTGTCAAGTTCTCGGACTTTCTGGAATTTGGAAAGGATCAGGATTTGTCTGGCATCATGATCATTATCGAG AATGCCGCATTTATGGCGAAGTCATTAGGATTTGATGTTCTCGAGTCCCTAACCACTGCCTTAAATGATGCTGGCTATAATAATCAAACTACCAAGGAAGTCATGATCCAGTCAACAGATAGTGCTGTTCTTGTGAAATTGAAGCAGCAGAAAGCAAAATACAAGCTTGTTTACACTCTCCCGTCAGGCATTGGGTCTGCTTCTGTTTCCTCACTAACAGATGTTAAGGAGTTTGCTGAGGCTGTAGTTGTCGACAGGAGTTCTTTCTTTGCACAAAGTGTGCATTTTATCATCAACCACACCAGCCTTTTGACAGATCTGCAGTCCGCAGGACTAACGGTATACGCGCAGGTGTTCCGCAACGAGTTTGTATCACAACCTTGGGACTTCTTCGGAGATGAAACAGTGGAAATTAATAGCTATGCCCAGTCGCTTAAAGTCGATGGCTTAATCACTGACTTCCCCAAGACAGTGAGGAGATACAAGA GGAATTCTTGTACGGGTTTGGGAAATGACGTGCCCTCCTACATGGGGAACGTTACTGTCGGTGGCCTGGCGCAACTACTCAAGAATCAAGCCGCTCCTCAGGCCCAGCCGCCATCTGTGGCACCAATGCCAAAATTGGACGCATCAAGCGTGCAGCAGCCGCCATTCCCCCCTGTCGCGCCCAAGAATGCACCTTTTGGTGCCGGCCCACCTCCTGGTTCATCGCCTTCTGCTGCTCACAAGACGGCTGTAAGCACCTGCATTCTGCTGGTAGTGGCATGTGCAACTCTTCTGCTTTGA
- the LOC119337003 gene encoding E3 ubiquitin-protein ligase UPL5-like: MLYTRDIVLLVKKFLAGAKATNQRQAGTAVEYLDVLLRSGVIGVLVRLYSSGSMPHHLRANSAITCLLYPEISGILPRLEVSFLPLWLELCRLIPAASGKGRSDQLYEKCRHRLAAVLSLFERTPSLRMPKMPQEWLIEQLIPIAKDATEVIIRYMAAGWAAPDDKLFVFRVFFALMCYFRRREVYAQRTDGPVGAVLSRTAMYLLISVDAFMTRLEGASPRSSLATKEQHQQDATHNILPGLATLEQHQQDMVDSIWVVLGQLDMWSVTDRHFAGAIWATCTAHAGYLNALVLGTSADRSRCKDIGRIVVKHKDLLGFEVRMHFARAMLPEMDATSSALMLFDDEPHALEMLIDRSQLLTDSLRYVSEAASHVLHGRLFVEFLDEEAIGEGVAREWISLVCHALFDPRHGLFSPCPRDRRRFFLNRASGADPLQLKYYDFAGRMIGLALMHNVPVGVRFDRTLFFQLAGRPLTLDDVADADPSTHASCKTILEMDPDLVDSDALGLTFAWEVGVFGSGDVIDLLPGGRDIAVDSKNRGQYIDLLIQSLFMASTKEQLTHFAKGFSYMLVKPELRKLFFLSLHLEDLDSMLGGRIGTIVVQEWKEYTRYDGGYTQQDDQINWFWEAVTSMMVEEQRRLLFFWTSVEYLPFDGFRGLDLGSGLVISKASSKISEHLPSSSTCIYQLNLPMYTSFAMMLSRLQKITQEHVSNSFGEI; this comes from the exons ATGCTTTACACCAGAGACATCGTCCTGCTCGTCAAGAAGTTCCTCGCCGGCGCCAAAGCCACCAACCAGAGACAAGCAGGGACGGCCGTGGAGTACCTCGACGTCCTCCTCCGCAGCGGAGTCATCGGGGTTCTGGTCCGCCTCTACTCCTCCGGCTCTATGCCGCATCACTTGAGAGCCAATTCGGCGATCACCTGCCTCCTGTATCCGGAGATAAGCGGCATACTACCTCGCCTTGAGGTGAGCTTTCTCCCACTCTGGTTGGAGTTGTGTCGGTTGATACCCGCCGCCTCCGGCAAAGGCAGAAGCGACCAGCTCTACGAGAAGTGCAGGCACAGGCTGGCGGCAGTGCTCTCTTTGTTCGAGCGGACGCCGTCGCTACGCATGCCGAAGATGCCTCAAGAGTGGTTGATCGAGCAGTTAATACCAATTGCCAAAGACGCGACGGAGGTGATCATTCGCTACATGGCAGCAGGGTGGGCGGCCCCGGATGACAAGCTCTTTGTGTTCAGAGTATTCTTTGCACTGATGTGCTACTTCCGGCGCCGGGAGGTTTACGCGCAACGCACGGACGGTCCTGTGGGAGCGGTGCTGTCCCGGACGGCGATGTACCTGCTGATTTCGGTCGACGCATTCATGACGAGGTTGGAGGGAGCCTCGCCGAGGTCGAGTTTGGCGACCAAGGAGCAACACCAGCAGGACGCGACTCACAACATCTTGCCGGGTTTGGCGACCTTGGAGCAGCACCAGCAGGATATGGTTGACAGCATCTGGGTGGTGCTCGGCCAACTGGATATGTGGTCTGTGACGGACCGCCACTTCGCCGGCGCCATCTGGGCCACCTGCACGGCGCACGCGGGGTACCTGAATGCGCTCGTGCTCGGCACCAGCGCCGACAGGAGCCGGTGCAAGGACATCGGCCGGATTGTCGTCAAGCACAAGGACCTCCTCGGGTTCGAGGTGCGGATGCATTTCGCCAGAGCGATGCTGCCGGAAATGGACGCAACGTCGTCGGCGCTCATGCTGTTTGACGATGAGCCTCATGCGCTCGAGATGCTCATTGATCGGTCGCAGCTGCTGACCGACTCCCTCAGATATGTCTCCGAGGCGGCGAGCCACGTGCTCCATGGTCGCCTGTTCGTGGAGTTCCTGGACGAGGAGGCCATTGGCGAGGGGGTAGCAAGGGAGTGGATCTCCCTGGTGTGCCACGCGCTGTTTGACCCGCGGCACGGCCTCTTCTCGCCCTGTCCGCGTGACCGGCGAAGGTTCTTCCTGAATCGAG CATCTGGAGCGGATCCACTGCAACTGAAGTACTACGATTTTGCGGGACGGATGATCGGACTGGCCCTGATGCACAACGTCCCGGTGGGGGTTCGGTTTGACCGGACGCTCTTCTTTCAGCTAGCCGGGAGGCCTCTCACCCTGGACGACGTTGCAGACGCAGACCCAAGCACGCATGCAAGCTGCAAGACAATCCTAGAGATGGATCCTGATCTCGTCGATTCAGACGCGCTGGGTCTCACATTTGCGTGGGAAGTTGGGGTATTTGGCTCAGGGGATGTCATCGATCTCCTTCCGGGAGGGAGAGATATCGCTGTCGATAGCAAGAACAGAGGCCAGTACATCGATCTGCTGATCCAAAGTCTCTTCATGGCCAGCACCAAAGAACAACTAACTCATTTCGCTAAGGGGTTTTCCTACATGCTCGTAAAGCCGGAGTTACGGAAACTTTTCTTCCTGAGCTTGCATTTGGAAGATCTTGACAGTATGCTGGGCGGGCGCATCGGCACCATTGTTGTGCAGGAATGGAAAGAATATACCAGATATGATGGGGGGTACACCCAACAAGATGATCAGATCAACTGGTTCTGGGAG GCCGTGACAAGCATGATGGTTGAAGAGCAACGACGATTGCTCTTCTTCTGGACCTCCGTCGAGTATCTGCCATTTGACGGTTTCCGCGGGCTAGACCTTGGCAGTGGTCTAGTCATATCAAAAGCATCATCGAAGATCTCGGAGCATCTCCCTTCATCGTCCACCTGCATTTACCAACTGAACCTACCAATGTATACCTCCTTCGCCATGATGTTGAGCCGGCTACAGAAGATCACCCAGGAGCATGTGAGCAACAGCTTTGGTGAGATATGA